The proteins below come from a single Oerskovia jenensis genomic window:
- a CDS encoding ABC transporter permease — translation MSTTVPAAMQAPSGGGRLAGAVASEWTKLRSVRSTWWALVGAAALAAVMVPVVGFTLANNTSQPGGPPAIPVGEVVGLGATVVQFVVAILAILAITDEYSAGTIHPTFQAVPLRGRLLGAKAIVVAAVTLPAGVVLGVIITTLADYSLGDKGIAPDGGLVRMALAISLEFTLVSLLALGVAVLVRRTAGALTIVFVVLIGIPAAADLLSLDDLAELLPARAGSQLISGATEPYGPLAGALLLATWVVAVDVAAWLTLRTRDA, via the coding sequence GTGAGCACCACCGTCCCCGCGGCGATGCAGGCCCCCTCAGGTGGTGGTCGGCTCGCCGGCGCCGTCGCCTCCGAATGGACGAAGCTCCGCTCGGTTCGCTCCACCTGGTGGGCGCTCGTCGGCGCCGCCGCACTTGCAGCAGTGATGGTGCCCGTCGTCGGCTTCACCCTGGCGAACAACACGTCGCAACCTGGCGGACCGCCGGCGATCCCGGTGGGTGAGGTCGTCGGACTGGGCGCGACCGTGGTCCAGTTCGTGGTGGCCATCCTCGCCATCCTTGCCATCACCGACGAGTACTCCGCCGGAACGATCCACCCCACCTTCCAGGCGGTGCCGCTGCGCGGACGGCTGCTCGGTGCGAAGGCGATCGTGGTCGCCGCCGTCACGCTCCCCGCGGGCGTCGTGCTGGGTGTGATCATCACGACGCTGGCTGACTACTCGCTCGGAGACAAGGGCATCGCGCCCGACGGCGGGCTGGTCCGCATGGCGCTGGCGATCTCGCTGGAGTTCACCCTCGTCAGTCTGCTGGCGCTCGGCGTCGCCGTCCTGGTGCGTCGCACCGCGGGCGCGCTCACCATCGTCTTCGTCGTGCTCATCGGTATCCCCGCTGCCGCCGACCTCCTGTCGCTCGACGATCTCGCAGAGCTGCTCCCGGCGCGTGCGGGATCCCAGCTCATCAGCGGCGCCACGGAGCCCTACGGCCCGCTGGCAGGCGCCCTTCTGCTTGCTACCTGGGTCGTCGCGGTCGACGTCGCCGCGTGGCTCACGCTGCGCACGCGGGACGCCTGA
- a CDS encoding phosphatase PAP2 family protein codes for MPDISADWYRDIVSWADDTPPVGQTFMEYFTDVGLLLLVGLWALALWRTRRGPARPMAVALVSAGGAVAAYLVSEAAKGILAVERPCRTMRDVAIIADECPPTGDWSFPSNHATIAVALAVAILLTSWRLGLLALPIAALTAFSRVFLGVHYPHDVIAGVLIGAFVTVIVVLVLRYPGTKLVTLLRERTVLRRLLTAGPSPVGASAAQDQETAAKN; via the coding sequence GTGCCCGACATCTCGGCCGACTGGTATCGCGACATCGTCTCCTGGGCGGATGACACCCCGCCCGTGGGGCAGACGTTCATGGAGTACTTCACCGACGTGGGCCTGCTGCTGCTCGTCGGACTCTGGGCGCTCGCGCTCTGGCGCACCCGACGCGGGCCGGCCCGCCCGATGGCGGTCGCACTGGTCAGCGCGGGTGGAGCCGTCGCCGCGTACCTCGTCAGTGAGGCCGCCAAAGGCATCCTGGCCGTGGAACGGCCGTGCCGCACGATGCGCGACGTGGCGATCATCGCCGACGAGTGCCCGCCGACGGGCGACTGGTCGTTTCCGAGCAACCACGCCACGATCGCAGTCGCGCTTGCGGTCGCGATCCTCCTGACCTCCTGGCGCCTGGGCCTCCTGGCCCTGCCGATCGCAGCGCTGACCGCCTTCTCGCGGGTGTTCCTCGGGGTCCACTACCCGCACGATGTCATCGCGGGCGTCCTGATCGGCGCCTTCGTCACCGTCATCGTGGTCCTCGTGCTCCGATACCCGGGGACCAAGCTCGTCACGCTGCTTCGTGAACGCACCGTGCTGCGTCGACTGCTGACGGCCGGGCCGTCTCCGGTCGGGGCGTCCGCGGCGCAAGACCAGGAGACCGCCGCCAAGAACTGA
- a CDS encoding ATP-binding cassette domain-containing protein, which yields MITVQELTKRYDGKPAVDNLTFQVVPGQVTGFLGPNGAGKSTTLRAIVGLDRPDVGRALIQGRPYAALPHPLREVGAMLNAKAVHPARSARNHLLALARTNGIPARRVDEVLSIVGLTTVAGKKAGTFSLGMGQRLGIAAALLGDPPILIFDEPINGLDPDGIRWLRGLVRTLADEGRTVFFSSHVVSEMQLTADHLIVIGRGRLVADGPADDLIGAAGGVVTVRSPDEAGLSSLQGDLEGRRFETTRMSAHHLEIIAAPIELVADLTYAGRLRIHELSRTDGSLEDAYLRLTASSSEYDAGGPTPGRHNDRTETPA from the coding sequence ATGATCACGGTGCAAGAACTCACCAAGAGATACGACGGAAAGCCAGCCGTCGACAACCTGACCTTCCAGGTGGTCCCCGGGCAGGTGACAGGATTTCTGGGACCCAACGGCGCAGGCAAGTCGACGACGTTGCGCGCCATCGTCGGACTCGACAGACCCGACGTCGGAAGAGCGCTCATCCAGGGCCGCCCGTACGCGGCTCTGCCGCACCCCCTGCGCGAGGTCGGCGCGATGCTGAACGCGAAGGCGGTCCACCCCGCACGAAGCGCCCGCAACCACTTGCTCGCGCTGGCGCGCACCAACGGCATCCCCGCCCGGAGGGTCGATGAGGTGCTGAGCATCGTCGGTCTGACCACGGTCGCGGGCAAGAAGGCCGGCACCTTCTCGCTCGGCATGGGCCAACGGTTGGGCATCGCCGCCGCGCTGCTCGGAGACCCGCCCATCCTCATCTTCGACGAGCCCATCAACGGCCTCGACCCGGACGGGATCCGATGGCTGCGCGGCCTGGTGCGAACGCTCGCGGACGAAGGACGGACGGTCTTCTTCTCGAGCCACGTGGTCAGCGAGATGCAGCTGACCGCCGATCACCTCATCGTGATCGGACGCGGCCGGCTCGTCGCTGACGGCCCGGCAGACGACCTCATCGGCGCCGCGGGCGGCGTCGTGACGGTGCGCAGCCCCGACGAAGCAGGCCTCAGCTCCCTCCAGGGCGATCTTGAAGGGCGCCGGTTCGAAACCACCCGCATGAGCGCGCACCACCTCGAGATCATCGCCGCGCCCATCGAGCTGGTCGCAGATCTCACCTACGCGGGTCGGCTCCGAATCCACGAGCTCAGCCGGACCGACGGATCGCTCGAGGACGCCTACCTGCGACTCACGGCGTCGAGCTCCGAGTACGACGCGGGTGGTCCCACGCCCGGCCGACACAACGATCGAACGGAGACCCCCGCGTGA
- a CDS encoding MMPL family transporter: MSRIAGWITHRYAKWVVIAFWAVVLALTAPLAGKLTGAQDNDATSWLPADAESTQVLDVASSFTSPNTIPAVLVYVRESGLTPEDLAKVSQDVATFGELDTLDGDVVGPIPSEDGQAAQVIVPLDLGSEGWNLAADAVSDLRATAEDGANGMDVYVTGPAGAAADSSKAFEGIDSTLLYAAAGVVIVILLLTYRSPTLWLLPVVSAGVALTVSQAVVYVLADTTGLTVNAQSAGILTVLVFGAGTDYALLLVARYREELRRHEDRHEAMSLALHRAGPAIVASGATVAIGMLCLLFAQMSSTAGLGPVAAVGIVVALLVMLTLLPALLVATGRWVFWPRVPHLGDDEPTEHGVWAQLGGRIAKRPRRVWVVTSIVLAVLGLGITQLDANGLSSAESFRGEQPSIVGEQVLSEHFPAGSGSPVVVVADDSSPAAVAAVHDAFAGTEGIDASTVTEPVSAGGYAYMEGTLTSEPDSQAAYDTVDRVRDAVHAVPDADAQVGGASAVTLDVQRASAADNMLIIPIILLTVLVILALLLRAITAPLILVATVVLSFTAALGVSALVFRYVFGFEGADTSLPLFVFVFLVALGIDYNIFLMTRVREESLRVGTRRGALIGLAATGAVITSAGLVLAGTFAVLGTLPVVAFAEIGFAVAFGVLLDTLVVRSVLVTALNLDVGRHMWWPSALGRKEDVPVEANPVVPTGAPVRE; this comes from the coding sequence ATGTCTCGCATCGCCGGCTGGATCACGCACCGCTACGCCAAGTGGGTCGTCATCGCCTTCTGGGCGGTCGTCCTGGCCCTGACCGCGCCGCTGGCCGGCAAGCTCACGGGCGCGCAGGACAACGACGCCACGTCGTGGCTCCCGGCCGACGCCGAGTCGACGCAGGTGCTCGACGTCGCGAGCAGCTTCACGTCGCCCAACACGATCCCCGCGGTCCTGGTCTACGTCCGCGAGTCGGGCCTGACCCCCGAGGACCTCGCCAAGGTCTCCCAGGACGTCGCGACCTTCGGTGAGCTCGACACCCTGGACGGGGACGTCGTCGGGCCGATCCCGTCCGAGGACGGGCAGGCCGCCCAGGTGATCGTGCCGCTCGACCTGGGCAGCGAGGGGTGGAACCTCGCGGCCGACGCGGTCTCGGACCTGCGCGCCACGGCCGAGGACGGCGCGAACGGCATGGACGTCTACGTGACGGGCCCGGCGGGCGCGGCCGCGGACTCGTCCAAGGCGTTCGAGGGCATCGACTCGACGCTTCTCTACGCAGCGGCGGGCGTCGTGATCGTGATCCTGCTGCTGACCTACCGCAGCCCCACGCTGTGGCTCCTGCCCGTGGTCTCGGCAGGCGTCGCGCTGACCGTGTCGCAGGCCGTGGTCTACGTCCTGGCGGACACCACCGGCCTGACCGTGAACGCGCAGAGCGCGGGCATCCTCACGGTCCTGGTCTTCGGCGCGGGGACGGACTACGCCCTGCTGCTCGTCGCGCGCTACCGGGAAGAGCTCCGCCGCCACGAGGACCGGCACGAGGCCATGTCGCTCGCGCTGCACCGCGCGGGCCCGGCGATCGTCGCGAGCGGCGCGACGGTCGCGATCGGCATGCTGTGCCTGCTGTTCGCGCAGATGAGCTCGACGGCCGGGCTGGGGCCGGTCGCGGCGGTCGGGATCGTGGTCGCGCTGCTCGTCATGCTGACGTTGCTGCCCGCGCTGCTCGTCGCGACGGGCCGGTGGGTCTTCTGGCCGCGCGTGCCGCACCTGGGCGACGACGAGCCCACCGAGCACGGCGTGTGGGCGCAGTTGGGCGGCCGGATCGCGAAGCGGCCACGGCGCGTGTGGGTCGTGACCTCGATCGTCCTGGCCGTGCTGGGACTGGGCATCACGCAGCTCGACGCGAACGGGCTCTCGAGCGCCGAGTCGTTCCGTGGCGAGCAGCCCTCGATCGTGGGCGAGCAGGTCCTCTCCGAGCACTTCCCGGCGGGGTCGGGGTCGCCCGTGGTGGTCGTCGCGGACGACTCGTCGCCCGCCGCGGTCGCCGCGGTGCACGACGCGTTCGCGGGCACCGAGGGGATCGACGCCTCGACCGTGACCGAGCCCGTGTCCGCGGGCGGGTACGCCTACATGGAGGGCACGCTCACGTCCGAGCCGGACTCTCAGGCGGCCTACGACACGGTCGACCGGGTCCGGGACGCGGTCCACGCCGTCCCGGACGCCGACGCCCAGGTGGGCGGGGCGAGCGCCGTCACGCTCGACGTCCAGCGCGCCTCGGCCGCGGACAACATGCTCATCATCCCGATCATCCTGCTGACCGTGCTCGTCATCCTGGCACTGCTCCTGCGCGCGATCACGGCCCCGCTCATCCTCGTCGCGACGGTCGTGCTGTCGTTCACGGCGGCCCTCGGCGTGAGCGCGCTCGTGTTCAGGTACGTGTTCGGGTTCGAGGGCGCCGACACGTCGCTGCCCCTGTTCGTGTTCGTGTTCCTCGTCGCGCTCGGGATCGACTACAACATCTTCCTCATGACCCGGGTGCGCGAGGAGTCGCTGCGCGTCGGGACGCGGCGCGGCGCGCTGATCGGGCTGGCCGCGACGGGGGCGGTCATCACGTCGGCCGGGCTCGTGCTCGCGGGGACGTTCGCGGTGCTGGGCACGCTGCCCGTGGTCGCGTTCGCGGAGATCGGGTTCGCGGTCGCGTTCGGCGTCCTGCTCGACACGCTCGTCGTCCGGTCGGTGCTCGTCACGGCCCTCAACCTCGACGTGGGACGGCACATGTGGTGGCCGAGCGCCCTGGGCCGCAAGGAGGACGTGCCGGTCGAGGCGAACCCGGTGGTCCCGACGGGCGCACCGGTCCGCGAGTAG
- a CDS encoding response regulator transcription factor produces the protein MIRVLLADDEAMIRAGVSAILASDPSIEVVAEASNGREAVDLARLHRPDVVLLDIRMPVMDGLQAVSEIRRATPSVAVIVLTTFGEDEHIARAIDGGASGFLLKTGDPRDLIAGVRAVADGGAYLAPLVARRIITLFATGTSGGDIARGADARRQVSVLTDRERDVLRLVGSGLSNAEIGAELYIVEGTVKAHVSKILSRLGLGNRVQAALLAHAAGLS, from the coding sequence ATGATCCGCGTACTGCTGGCAGACGACGAGGCGATGATCCGTGCGGGGGTCTCTGCGATCCTCGCGAGCGACCCGTCGATCGAGGTCGTCGCCGAGGCGTCGAACGGACGCGAGGCCGTCGACCTTGCCCGGCTCCACCGCCCTGACGTGGTCCTCCTCGACATCCGCATGCCCGTGATGGACGGCCTGCAGGCAGTGTCGGAGATCCGCCGGGCCACACCGTCGGTTGCCGTGATCGTCCTGACGACGTTCGGCGAGGACGAGCACATCGCACGGGCGATCGACGGCGGCGCCAGCGGGTTCTTGCTCAAGACGGGCGATCCGCGTGACTTGATCGCGGGTGTACGGGCCGTGGCCGACGGCGGCGCCTACCTCGCCCCGCTCGTCGCCAGGCGGATCATCACGCTGTTCGCCACCGGGACCAGCGGCGGTGACATCGCTCGCGGCGCCGACGCACGTCGCCAGGTGTCGGTGCTCACGGATCGAGAACGCGACGTGCTGCGGCTGGTGGGGTCTGGCCTGTCCAACGCGGAGATCGGCGCCGAGCTCTACATCGTCGAAGGCACCGTCAAGGCGCACGTGAGCAAGATCCTGTCGCGTCTCGGTCTGGGCAATCGTGTGCAGGCAGCGTTGCTGGCGCACGCGGCGGGCCTCTCCTAG